From a single Methylacidiphilum kamchatkense Kam1 genomic region:
- a CDS encoding TIGR00282 family metallophosphoesterase — translation MKVVFFGDVVGETGREVLRQAIPKIKSLYQPDFIIANGENAAGGNGITPKITYEFLRLGIDVITLGDHAWDQKEIVSFIQDEPRLLRPINYPPDTPGEGYIIVKGNGKKLAVLCAIGRTFMIPQTDNPFLISKKIITELHKETPCIFVDFHAEATSEKIAFGRFLDGSVSAVAGTHTHVQTADETIFPGGTAYITDVGFCGAHDSVIGREIGPIIYRYTTLLPTKFVLATNNPKANGIFVEIEEQSGKALKIERIQLAFNLS, via the coding sequence TTGAAAGTTGTCTTTTTTGGAGATGTTGTTGGTGAAACAGGAAGGGAAGTGTTAAGGCAGGCTATCCCAAAAATTAAGTCTTTGTACCAACCCGATTTTATTATTGCCAATGGAGAGAATGCAGCTGGGGGTAACGGGATAACTCCTAAAATCACCTATGAATTTTTAAGACTTGGTATCGACGTCATCACTCTTGGGGATCATGCATGGGATCAAAAAGAGATAGTTTCTTTTATTCAAGATGAACCTAGATTGTTAAGGCCTATTAACTATCCACCTGATACCCCAGGAGAGGGTTACATTATTGTTAAAGGAAACGGGAAAAAATTAGCTGTTCTTTGTGCCATTGGCAGAACTTTTATGATTCCCCAGACAGACAATCCCTTTCTTATCAGTAAAAAAATCATTACTGAATTACATAAAGAAACTCCCTGTATTTTTGTTGATTTCCATGCAGAAGCCACTTCAGAAAAGATCGCTTTTGGTAGATTCCTAGATGGATCTGTTTCTGCCGTAGCTGGTACCCATACCCATGTACAAACAGCCGATGAAACGATTTTTCCAGGAGGCACTGCCTATATTACCGATGTAGGATTTTGCGGAGCGCATGATTCGGTGATTGGTAGAGAAATTGGTCCAATCATTTATAGGTATACCACCTTGCTGCCAACAAAATTTGTGTTAGCAACGAATAACCCGAAGGCTAATGGGATATTTGTTGAAATCGAAGAGCAGAGTGGTAAGGCTCTAAAAATAGAAAGAATTCAACTTGCTTTTAATTTATCTTAA